A single window of Bacteroidia bacterium DNA harbors:
- a CDS encoding ATP-binding protein, translating into MVTQIAIEEVLETQYEFWKTKKIGTERTVLKGLKILDNFALILTGIRRCGKSTLLLQLMHEQPEHVLFLNFEDPRLAGFETDDYRRLDVAIKKRNAQTLYFDEIQMMENWELYVRQKLDEGLKVVVTGSNATLLSKELGTKLTGRHLSSELFPFSYPEFLQFKNLENSLESVTLYIREGGFPEYLRLQEPSILHQLLDDILLRDIAVRYGVRDANSLRRLAVYLLSNITKPVSANKLASTFNIKAVSTILEYFSYMENAYLVQFVSKFSYSVQTQIRNPKKVYAIDLGLFTHNSIVFTEEQGRRLENCVYLHFRRKGMELFYYQEKKECDFIVMKKDLVQEAIQVCYEVNDENIHREMAGLLDAMAFLKLEKGRIITFNQSDVFTKDGKEIQLVPIMDLLME; encoded by the coding sequence ATGGTAACCCAAATCGCAATAGAGGAAGTTCTGGAAACACAATATGAGTTCTGGAAAACCAAGAAAATTGGTACAGAAAGAACGGTTTTGAAAGGCTTAAAAATCTTAGATAACTTTGCCTTAATCCTAACTGGAATAAGACGTTGTGGGAAAAGTACACTCTTGCTTCAGTTGATGCATGAGCAACCCGAGCATGTTCTTTTTTTGAATTTTGAAGATCCAAGGTTGGCCGGGTTTGAAACGGATGATTATAGGCGTTTGGATGTGGCCATAAAAAAACGAAATGCCCAAACTTTGTATTTTGATGAAATACAAATGATGGAAAATTGGGAGCTCTATGTGAGGCAAAAGTTGGATGAGGGCTTAAAGGTCGTAGTAACCGGATCAAATGCCACACTGTTGAGCAAGGAATTAGGAACGAAACTGACGGGCCGCCATCTTTCGTCCGAGCTTTTTCCCTTTTCGTATCCCGAGTTTTTACAGTTCAAAAACCTTGAAAACAGCTTGGAATCTGTAACGCTTTACATACGTGAAGGCGGTTTTCCGGAATACCTTCGGTTGCAAGAACCTAGCATATTACACCAACTTCTGGATGATATCTTGTTGCGCGACATAGCCGTTCGTTACGGTGTTAGAGATGCCAATTCTTTGCGCCGCTTAGCTGTTTATTTGCTTTCCAACATTACCAAACCAGTATCAGCCAACAAACTGGCCTCTACATTCAACATAAAGGCGGTGAGCACTATATTGGAATATTTCTCCTATATGGAAAATGCCTATTTGGTTCAATTTGTTTCGAAATTCAGTTATTCGGTGCAAACACAAATACGAAATCCTAAGAAAGTGTATGCCATTGATTTAGGCCTATTTACCCATAATTCGATTGTATTTACAGAGGAACAAGGCCGAAGATTAGAAAACTGTGTTTATCTGCATTTTCGCCGAAAAGGTATGGAACTCTTTTACTACCAAGAAAAGAAAGAATGCGATTTTATAGTGATGAAAAAAGACTTGGTACAAGAAGCAATACAAGTATGCTATGAAGTAAACGACGAAAACATCCACCGCGAAATGGCTGGTTTACTGGATGCTATGGCTTTCTTAAAGCTAGAGAAAGGGCGAATCATCACCTTTAACCAAAGCGATGTGTTTACCAAGGATGGAAAGGAAATCCAACTGGTTCCGATCATGGATCTTTTGATGGAATAA
- the hemE gene encoding uroporphyrinogen decarboxylase: protein MSELKNDLIIRAAKGEHVERVPVWMMRQAGRVLPQYKAVRSQAKNFIEFVKNPEMACEVTIQPVDYFGVDAAIIFSDILTVPEAMGLPYQMIESKGPWFEQTIQSMSDIDKLLVCNEDTIGYMNEAIKLTKKELNGRVPLIGFAGAPFTIFAYMVEGSGSKTFSKAKKFLYTHPVESHALLQKITDSTIHYLQGQIAAGADMVQLFDSWAGCLSPTQYSSFGLAYIRQICQAIQSVPMTVFAKGAFFALNEMGQLPCQTIGLDWNMDPKWSREEVGATKTLQGNLDPCLLYSDFETIRKETKNMLQAFGKQRYIANLGHGLYPDIEKEKALCFVEAIKEFGVV from the coding sequence ATGTCTGAATTAAAAAACGACCTAATCATACGTGCAGCCAAAGGCGAACATGTTGAACGTGTGCCTGTTTGGATGATGCGCCAAGCCGGACGGGTATTGCCCCAATATAAAGCTGTTCGATCCCAAGCCAAAAATTTTATTGAATTTGTGAAGAATCCGGAAATGGCTTGCGAAGTTACTATACAACCGGTCGATTATTTTGGGGTAGACGCGGCCATTATCTTTTCCGATATTCTAACGGTTCCTGAAGCTATGGGACTTCCTTACCAAATGATCGAAAGTAAAGGACCTTGGTTTGAACAAACAATTCAAAGCATGTCTGATATAGATAAGTTGTTGGTTTGCAATGAAGATACAATCGGTTATATGAATGAGGCTATTAAGTTGACCAAAAAGGAACTTAACGGACGAGTTCCACTTATTGGGTTTGCCGGTGCCCCCTTCACCATTTTTGCCTATATGGTGGAAGGAAGTGGAAGCAAAACCTTTTCAAAAGCCAAAAAATTCTTATACACTCATCCCGTTGAATCGCATGCTTTATTGCAAAAAATTACGGATTCTACCATTCATTATTTGCAAGGACAAATTGCCGCCGGCGCCGATATGGTTCAATTGTTCGATTCCTGGGCCGGATGCTTGAGTCCAACACAATATTCAAGTTTTGGTTTGGCATACATTCGCCAAATATGTCAGGCAATTCAATCAGTTCCAATGACTGTCTTTGCCAAAGGCGCATTTTTTGCATTGAATGAGATGGGACAGCTTCCTTGCCAAACCATTGGCCTGGATTGGAATATGGATCCCAAGTGGAGCAGGGAAGAGGTAGGTGCCACTAAAACACTACAAGGGAATTTAGATCCATGTTTGCTATATAGTGATTTTGAAACCATCCGCAAGGAAACAAAAAATATGTTGCAAGCCTTTGGTAAACAGCGCTATATAGCCAACCTAGGACATGGACTTTATCCGGATATTGAAAAGGAAAAGGCGCTTTGCTTTGTGGAGGCTATCAAGGAATTTGGGGTAGTTTAG
- a CDS encoding DUF2721 domain-containing protein: MTLFPNSISDISNAIQLALGPVFLLTGVAGLLNVMSGRLSRIIDRGRFLTENPSAKQVISLKAIQEELETLEKRRKLTSIAITMCTFSALFVCMVIVILFLEVLFSIPFNWIIGAFFSLATLALVVGLAYFLREVHLSSRTIRLMK, translated from the coding sequence ATGACACTCTTCCCCAATTCCATCAGCGATATTTCCAACGCCATTCAGTTGGCTTTAGGGCCTGTTTTCTTGCTTACAGGGGTGGCCGGCTTGCTCAATGTCATGTCAGGCAGACTTTCCCGAATTATCGACCGTGGACGATTCCTAACCGAAAATCCATCGGCCAAGCAGGTTATTAGTCTAAAAGCCATTCAAGAAGAGCTCGAAACCCTGGAAAAGCGGAGGAAATTAACCAGCATTGCAATTACCATGTGCACCTTTTCTGCACTTTTTGTCTGCATGGTCATTGTAATTCTTTTTCTTGAAGTGCTTTTTTCTATTCCATTTAATTGGATTATCGGTGCTTTTTTTTCTCTGGCAACCCTGGCTCTGGTTGTGGGTTTGGCCTACTTTCTGCGCGAAGTGCATTTGTCATCCCGTACAATTCGCCTAATGAAATAG